One Echinicola strongylocentroti DNA window includes the following coding sequences:
- a CDS encoding isoprenyl transferase, translating to MKEAIDKERIPKHIAVIMDGNGRWAQGKGAKRVFGHKNAITAVRETITGANDLGVEYLTLYTFSTENWSRPKLEVKAIMELLVKTLTDQVPNLMEDNVKLTLVGDMDMLPSRGRAKLKEAIKQTSGNTGLTLILALSYSGRWEITNTVKDIAKKVADKEIDVDEITEDIITAHLLTKDYPDPELLIRTSGELRISNFLLWQLAYTELYFTEVLWPDFRKEHLMEAVADYQRRERRFGKTGAQIKS from the coding sequence ATGAAGGAAGCGATAGACAAGGAAAGGATTCCCAAGCACATTGCTGTAATCATGGATGGTAATGGCCGCTGGGCCCAAGGCAAAGGAGCCAAACGGGTGTTTGGCCATAAAAATGCCATTACAGCCGTCAGAGAGACCATTACCGGAGCCAATGATTTGGGTGTGGAGTATTTGACGCTTTATACATTTTCTACCGAAAACTGGTCCAGACCGAAGCTCGAGGTGAAAGCCATTATGGAGCTGTTGGTGAAGACCTTGACTGATCAGGTGCCCAACCTGATGGAAGATAATGTAAAACTCACCTTGGTAGGAGATATGGATATGCTCCCTTCCAGGGGACGAGCAAAACTAAAAGAAGCCATCAAACAAACTTCAGGGAATACAGGCTTGACCTTGATCCTGGCGCTGAGTTATAGTGGAAGATGGGAGATTACCAATACCGTAAAAGACATTGCCAAAAAAGTAGCTGACAAAGAAATTGATGTAGATGAGATTACAGAAGATATAATCACCGCTCACCTACTGACCAAGGATTATCCTGATCCAGAACTTCTGATCAGGACCAGTGGAGAGTTGCGGATCAGTAACTTTCTGCTTTGGCAATTGGCCTATACTGAACTGTATTTTACAGAGGTATTATGGCCGGACTTTAGAAAAGAGCACCTGATGGAAGCCGTAGCGGATTATCAACGTAGAGAAAGACGCTTTGGCAAAACAGGTGCCCAGATAAAATCATGA
- the porG gene encoding type IX secretion system protein PorG, whose amino-acid sequence MKKVNFQLLCFSFLILVLMSMSVQNGYAQKTKEYGFGLGVATYSGDIIRKLDPSQIGLQGTLFGRRKFDNVWSLRYGIALAGLNAADSVRPLDAVAQARNAYFKGLLVEGHVMMEYHFLDYLAPHSPVRYSPYGFFGIGYTMFFGEGQAYQGELAPDEDGDYSLSTPVIPFGLGVKYQLQERLFLSLEFGFRPTLSDFLDKIESDETHLPRFPVDPDDGSGGASTVPYGINYGNKADKDWYYFLGVTLSYSFHKIECFNY is encoded by the coding sequence TTGAAAAAAGTCAATTTTCAGTTATTGTGTTTTTCGTTCCTGATTTTGGTGTTAATGTCCATGTCAGTACAGAACGGATATGCGCAAAAGACAAAAGAATATGGCTTCGGTCTTGGAGTGGCTACTTATTCTGGTGATATCATCAGGAAATTGGATCCCTCACAGATCGGCCTTCAAGGTACGTTATTTGGCAGACGAAAATTTGACAATGTCTGGAGTTTACGATATGGTATCGCACTGGCCGGGCTAAATGCCGCTGACAGTGTGCGTCCGCTGGATGCCGTGGCCCAAGCCCGTAATGCCTATTTCAAAGGACTACTGGTAGAAGGCCACGTGATGATGGAGTATCATTTTCTCGATTATCTGGCTCCGCATTCGCCTGTAAGGTATTCACCTTACGGCTTCTTTGGGATAGGCTACACCATGTTTTTCGGAGAGGGCCAAGCCTATCAAGGCGAGCTAGCTCCGGATGAAGACGGGGATTATTCCTTGTCCACTCCCGTTATCCCGTTTGGCTTGGGAGTAAAGTACCAACTGCAAGAACGCTTGTTTTTGTCTTTGGAGTTTGGTTTTAGGCCGACCTTGTCCGACTTTTTGGATAAGATCGAGTCGGATGAAACCCACCTTCCTCGCTTTCCTGTAGATCCAGATGATGGTTCGGGAGGTGCCAGCACAGTGCCTTACGGAATTAACTACGGTAACAAAGCCGATAAAGACTGGTATTATTTTTTAGGTGTGACACTCAGCTACTCCTTTCACAAGATCGAATGCTTTAATTATTAA
- a CDS encoding NAD kinase: protein MKITIHGISFQKEFVPYIEKLIDVLHGHGTDLYLTEAFSKYLNKSGAKATGFTVLGDRETLEDMDFVISVGGDGTLLDTVSLVGEYEVPIVGINTGRMGFLATIAKEDVEKAVQVLFDGEFTIQDRILINLEADQKLFNGVPYGLNEFTVHKRDTSSMIIVHTYIDGEYLNSYWADGLIVATPTGSTGYSLSCGGPLISPSAKNFVITPVSPHNLNVRPMIVSDESEISFSIEGRSKKFLISLDSRSTAVDASVKLKVKREKFVARLVKFHDYSFFDTLRKKLNWGFDMRN from the coding sequence ATGAAGATAACCATCCATGGTATAAGTTTTCAAAAGGAATTTGTGCCATATATAGAGAAGTTGATAGATGTGCTGCATGGTCATGGTACCGATTTATATTTAACCGAAGCATTTTCAAAATATTTGAACAAATCCGGGGCTAAGGCTACCGGATTCACTGTGTTGGGTGACCGTGAGACACTAGAAGACATGGATTTTGTGATTTCGGTGGGGGGAGATGGCACCTTGCTGGATACGGTGTCGCTGGTGGGAGAGTATGAAGTACCGATCGTGGGGATCAATACCGGCAGGATGGGGTTCTTGGCGACGATTGCCAAAGAAGATGTCGAAAAGGCAGTTCAAGTGCTTTTTGATGGAGAGTTTACGATACAGGATAGGATATTGATAAACCTGGAAGCAGACCAGAAGCTGTTTAATGGTGTTCCTTATGGACTTAACGAGTTTACGGTCCATAAGCGGGATACTTCCTCTATGATCATTGTGCATACGTACATTGATGGGGAGTACCTGAACAGTTACTGGGCTGATGGGTTGATTGTGGCAACGCCCACTGGTTCTACGGGCTATTCCCTAAGCTGCGGAGGGCCCTTGATATCCCCGTCTGCAAAGAATTTTGTGATCACCCCGGTAAGTCCGCACAATTTGAACGTGAGACCGATGATCGTTTCTGATGAGAGTGAAATCTCTTTTTCGATAGAAGGAAGGAGCAAGAAATTTTTGATATCCTTGGACTCTCGATCCACGGCGGTGGATGCATCGGTAAAGCTGAAAGTAAAACGGGAAAAATTTGTCGCCAGACTGGTTAAGTTTCACGATTACAGCTTCTTCGATACCTTGCGCAAAAAGCTGAATTGGGGCTTTGATATGAGAAATTAG
- a CDS encoding CBS domain-containing protein gives MQAYEFINNMIPPLKLTDKVRMALSWMEEIRTDVLPVVEGGYFRGLVTDEMIYTINKEDILVSDVPLESEGCFVLKDKHIYDVLRVASEYQSNMVAVVDNDNVYHGVVTLEDSIAAFADTLSIQAQGGVLVLSMFMTDYSLYEIARVIESENAKVLSSFLTSDPLDESKIKVVIKVDKTELRHIKATLERFGYKVIDHYQEEMDENKEQDRLDNLMRFLNI, from the coding sequence ATGCAGGCGTACGAATTCATCAACAACATGATCCCTCCATTGAAACTCACGGATAAGGTGAGGATGGCACTGTCATGGATGGAGGAGATTCGTACGGATGTGTTGCCAGTAGTGGAGGGAGGATATTTCAGGGGGCTGGTTACCGATGAGATGATTTACACGATCAATAAAGAAGATATCCTGGTTTCCGATGTTCCACTGGAGTCGGAAGGCTGTTTTGTGTTGAAGGATAAACATATCTACGACGTTCTCCGTGTGGCTTCGGAATACCAAAGCAATATGGTGGCCGTAGTAGACAATGATAATGTCTATCATGGCGTGGTCACACTAGAGGATTCGATTGCAGCCTTTGCTGATACCCTGTCGATCCAAGCGCAAGGAGGGGTGTTGGTGCTATCGATGTTTATGACGGATTATAGTCTATATGAAATTGCACGGGTGATCGAGTCGGAGAATGCCAAGGTGCTGAGTAGTTTTTTGACCAGCGACCCATTGGATGAGAGCAAGATCAAGGTGGTGATAAAAGTGGACAAAACTGAACTTAGGCATATTAAGGCCACCTTAGAGCGGTTTGGGTACAAGGTCATTGATCATTATCAGGAGGAAATGGATGAAAACAAGGAACAAGACCGACTGGACAACCTGATGCGATTTTTGAATATCTAA
- a CDS encoding anthranilate synthase component II — protein sequence MLLLIDNFDSFSHILADYFRQAGFALDIVRNDTPLALLKERKYDGLVLSPGPETPSKAGNLKDIFDYFHDKLPVLGVCLGHQCIGEFFGATLVKGKRPVHGKVHPVIKLNDHPVLNGLPDRFKVTRYHSLELAELPYCLLPLLETEHGELMAMAHRTLPIVGIQFHPEAHLSEYGVALIKNWGEIVRKISVK from the coding sequence ATGCTGTTACTAATTGATAATTTTGATTCTTTTTCGCATATCCTAGCGGATTACTTTAGGCAGGCGGGTTTTGCGTTGGACATCGTTAGGAATGATACCCCATTGGCATTGCTGAAAGAGAGAAAATACGATGGTCTAGTGCTTTCTCCGGGACCAGAAACACCGTCCAAGGCAGGCAATCTCAAGGATATTTTCGATTATTTTCATGACAAATTGCCTGTGTTGGGGGTCTGTTTGGGACATCAGTGTATAGGGGAGTTTTTTGGTGCCACGCTGGTAAAAGGCAAACGTCCCGTGCATGGTAAAGTCCACCCAGTCATCAAGCTCAATGACCACCCCGTGCTGAATGGTTTGCCTGATCGGTTTAAGGTGACCCGTTATCATTCTTTGGAGCTTGCTGAGTTGCCATATTGCCTTCTGCCGCTCTTGGAGACCGAGCATGGGGAGTTGATGGCCATGGCCCACCGAACCCTCCCTATCGTGGGTATTCAGTTTCACCCTGAAGCACACCTGAGCGAGTATGGTGTGGCATTGATCAAAAACTGGGGAGAAATCGTAAGAAAGATTAGTGTCAAGTAG
- a CDS encoding CvpA family protein has product MNTIDIIILILLAIGAYSGYRQGLFIGILSIVAFIIGIVFAFKFMHWGADLLAERVESLTFMLPFISFLIIFLLVTITIRILAYLVKKTLDLTILGTFDNFAGAILGLLKWGFMLSLLIWVAMSFGVEMPREELEKSYLFGVLEPFAPLVIDAMGAITPVIQDAVGRINELVEKSQDAVTN; this is encoded by the coding sequence TTGAACACAATAGATATAATTATACTGATATTATTGGCCATTGGGGCTTATAGTGGCTATAGACAAGGGCTGTTTATTGGTATATTATCTATTGTGGCGTTTATCATTGGGATAGTGTTTGCCTTTAAGTTTATGCATTGGGGGGCGGACCTTTTGGCAGAGCGGGTGGAGAGCTTGACCTTTATGCTGCCTTTCATTTCCTTTTTGATCATTTTTTTGTTGGTGACGATTACGATACGGATATTGGCGTATCTGGTCAAGAAGACCTTGGACCTAACCATCTTGGGGACCTTTGATAATTTTGCAGGTGCTATCCTAGGATTGCTGAAATGGGGCTTTATGCTTAGTCTGTTGATCTGGGTGGCCATGTCCTTTGGTGTGGAGATGCCACGTGAAGAACTGGAGAAGAGCTATCTTTTTGGTGTGTTGGAGCCTTTTGCGCCACTGGTGATTGATGCAATGGGAGCCATTACCCCTGTCATTCAGGATGCAGTGGGACGAATTAATGAACTGGTCGAAAAGTCGCAGGATGCTGTTACTAATTGA
- a CDS encoding GatB/YqeY domain-containing protein: MSLKQSIEAEIKNAMRSKDKDRLRALRSIKSMIMLEETKGAEKGMTEDEEMKLLTKAAKQRRDSLEIYEQQGREDLAATEQSELDIINEFLPKQLSEEELEGELKAIIAEVGAEGPKDMGKVMGAATKKLAGKADGKLISQKVKQLLA, translated from the coding sequence ATGAGTTTAAAGCAAAGTATAGAAGCCGAGATCAAGAACGCCATGCGCTCCAAGGACAAAGACCGTTTGCGGGCTTTGCGGTCCATTAAGTCCATGATCATGTTGGAAGAAACCAAAGGGGCAGAAAAAGGCATGACCGAGGATGAAGAAATGAAGCTTTTGACCAAAGCCGCCAAGCAGCGCAGGGATTCTTTGGAGATTTACGAGCAGCAGGGACGTGAAGATTTGGCCGCTACTGAGCAATCAGAGTTGGATATCATCAATGAATTTCTTCCGAAACAATTGAGCGAAGAAGAGCTTGAAGGCGAGTTGAAGGCGATCATTGCGGAAGTGGGAGCTGAAGGGCCAAAAGACATGGGCAAAGTGATGGGAGCCGCGACCAAAAAACTGGCAGGAAAGGCAGATGGTAAATTGATCTCACAGAAAGTCAAGCAGCTATTGGCATAG
- a CDS encoding pyridoxine 5'-phosphate synthase yields MTKLSVNINKIATIRNARGGNNPDVIQVALDAEKFGSQGITVHPRPDERHIRYDDVMKLKDVVTTEFNIEGYPDKRFMEIIRLARPAQATLVPDPPHVLTSNTGWDTIAHQEELKDIIAELHEYGTRTSIFINPDKKHFEPAKLTGTDRVELYTEPYASNFHKNKQEAVKPYVEVANIAKELGLGLNAGHDLDLDNLRFLKESIPFLDEVSIGHALICDALYYGLENTIQMYRRQLEMEEE; encoded by the coding sequence ATGACCAAACTCAGCGTAAATATTAACAAGATCGCCACCATCAGAAATGCCCGTGGCGGGAATAATCCAGATGTGATCCAAGTCGCCTTGGATGCTGAAAAATTCGGCTCTCAGGGCATCACTGTACACCCTAGACCAGACGAAAGACACATTCGCTATGACGATGTCATGAAGCTTAAGGATGTAGTCACCACCGAATTTAACATCGAAGGTTATCCTGACAAACGTTTTATGGAAATAATTCGACTGGCACGGCCTGCCCAAGCCACCTTGGTGCCCGATCCACCCCATGTGCTCACCTCCAACACCGGCTGGGACACCATCGCCCACCAAGAGGAGCTGAAGGATATCATTGCTGAATTGCACGAATACGGCACGCGTACTTCTATTTTCATCAACCCTGACAAAAAACACTTCGAACCGGCCAAGCTCACAGGAACCGACAGGGTGGAGCTTTACACGGAGCCTTACGCCAGTAATTTTCATAAAAACAAACAGGAAGCGGTAAAACCGTACGTAGAAGTAGCCAATATCGCCAAAGAACTTGGCCTCGGCCTCAATGCCGGACATGATCTGGACCTGGACAATCTCCGCTTTCTCAAAGAAAGCATTCCCTTCTTGGACGAAGTGTCCATCGGTCATGCGCTGATCTGTGATGCGCTATATTACGGTCTGGAAAACACCATCCAGATGTACCGAAGGCAGTTGGAAATGGAGGAAGAATAA
- a CDS encoding alpha/beta fold hydrolase: protein MKLNYKKVGQGKPLIILHGLFGSADNWLSIAKELEEEYTMYLLDQRNHGDSPKSDEWSYKAMVDDLATFMTSQGLEAAYIMGHSMGGKTAMNFALRHPGKVKKLIIADIAPRYYPPHHQTILEGLNAIDMDSLKSRKEADETLAEHIPEAGVRQFLMKSLGRDDDRKFVWKINLPVITEKIENVGEGLDSDKTYDGPTLFMRGANSDYIQDKDKEDLEKYFPEHKLITIKNAGHWLHAEQPDAVVATVKAFLG from the coding sequence ATGAAACTTAACTATAAAAAAGTAGGTCAAGGCAAGCCATTGATTATTCTGCACGGTCTTTTTGGTTCTGCTGACAACTGGCTCAGTATAGCTAAAGAGCTGGAAGAAGAGTATACCATGTACCTTCTGGACCAACGAAACCACGGGGACTCTCCCAAAAGTGATGAGTGGAGCTATAAAGCCATGGTAGATGACCTGGCCACCTTTATGACTTCACAAGGACTGGAGGCTGCCTATATCATGGGGCATTCCATGGGAGGAAAAACGGCCATGAACTTTGCGCTAAGACACCCCGGCAAAGTCAAAAAACTGATCATCGCCGACATCGCTCCACGTTATTATCCGCCCCACCACCAAACCATTCTCGAAGGGCTAAATGCGATCGACATGGACAGTCTCAAATCCAGAAAAGAGGCCGATGAGACCCTTGCCGAACATATCCCCGAAGCAGGAGTCAGGCAATTCCTCATGAAAAGCCTTGGCAGGGATGATGACCGCAAATTCGTATGGAAAATCAACTTGCCCGTCATCACCGAAAAAATCGAAAATGTGGGTGAAGGGCTCGATAGCGACAAGACCTATGATGGGCCGACCCTCTTCATGCGTGGTGCCAATTCTGATTATATCCAAGATAAGGACAAGGAAGACTTGGAGAAGTATTTCCCAGAACACAAACTGATCACAATCAAAAATGCCGGACACTGGCTCCATGCAGAACAGCCTGATGCCGTAGTAGCGACAGTCAAGGCATTTTTGGGATAA
- a CDS encoding SAM-dependent methyltransferase produces MKKGKLYLIPNVLAEGTGQEIISPQVKEVISHTTYFLAENLRTARRYISSLRLGLTIEELQFEVLDKKTKATQMPQLLQPIFDGHDMGIISEAGCPGIADPGAVAVAFAHQKNIQVVPLSGPSSMFMALMGAGFNGQSFTFHGYLPIDKKARVQAIKSLESESSQYRRTQLFMETPFRNNHLLEDLKTHLHPNTKLCIAKNLTAKDEFIQTKTIAEWRKVKIDLHKIPTVFVLDTNY; encoded by the coding sequence ATGAAAAAAGGAAAACTCTATCTGATTCCCAATGTTTTGGCAGAAGGCACAGGCCAGGAAATCATCAGTCCTCAGGTCAAAGAAGTGATCAGCCATACCACTTATTTCTTGGCAGAAAACCTCCGAACGGCCAGGCGATATATCTCCAGCCTGAGACTTGGACTCACGATCGAAGAGCTGCAGTTTGAGGTATTGGACAAAAAGACCAAGGCCACCCAAATGCCACAATTGCTCCAACCGATCTTTGACGGACATGACATGGGCATCATCTCAGAGGCCGGCTGTCCAGGAATCGCAGACCCGGGTGCAGTGGCCGTGGCATTTGCCCACCAAAAAAACATCCAAGTGGTACCACTTTCGGGACCTTCCTCCATGTTCATGGCACTGATGGGAGCAGGCTTCAATGGACAGTCGTTTACCTTTCATGGTTATCTTCCCATTGACAAAAAAGCCCGGGTGCAGGCCATCAAAAGCCTGGAAAGTGAATCCTCCCAATACCGACGGACACAGCTTTTTATGGAAACGCCCTTCCGTAACAACCACCTGCTGGAAGACCTGAAAACCCACCTTCATCCCAATACCAAACTCTGCATCGCCAAAAACCTAACCGCCAAAGACGAATTTATCCAAACCAAGACCATTGCAGAATGGCGCAAGGTGAAAATCGACCTCCACAAAATCCCAACGGTTTTTGTACTGGACACGAATTATTGA
- a CDS encoding class I SAM-dependent methyltransferase, with protein sequence MANKSTLSEIEKRFDNDVDRFSNLETGQASTVDALFNMELITDGIAQLYPDLTQLLDIGCGAGNYTVKLLSKLKAAPNVTLADLSQPMLERAKERSASLTDGEVTTIKGDFRKLPLQENTYDVIIATAVLHHLRDDEDWETAFMKLHRLLKPGGSLWVFDLVSHDEPKIQDLLYRQKYGQFLANLKDENYRDHVFDYIEKEDSPRSTQYQIDVAQKAGFRSTEVLHKHLCFTSYVAFK encoded by the coding sequence ATGGCAAATAAATCAACCTTATCAGAAATCGAAAAACGATTTGACAACGACGTGGACCGATTCTCCAATCTCGAAACAGGCCAAGCCTCCACCGTAGATGCACTTTTCAACATGGAATTGATCACAGATGGTATCGCCCAGCTGTATCCGGATTTGACCCAATTACTGGACATTGGGTGTGGAGCGGGAAATTACACGGTAAAGCTCCTATCCAAGCTTAAAGCAGCTCCAAACGTCACCTTGGCAGATCTTAGCCAGCCCATGCTGGAGCGGGCAAAAGAAAGGAGTGCTTCGCTTACTGATGGCGAAGTAACCACCATCAAAGGAGATTTCAGAAAGCTGCCGCTACAGGAAAACACTTACGATGTCATCATTGCCACGGCGGTACTGCACCACCTAAGGGATGATGAAGATTGGGAAACTGCTTTTATGAAGCTGCATCGTCTACTAAAGCCAGGTGGAAGCTTGTGGGTCTTTGATTTGGTCTCCCACGATGAGCCAAAAATCCAGGATTTACTGTACCGGCAAAAATACGGACAGTTTCTGGCCAATCTAAAAGATGAAAATTACCGGGACCATGTGTTCGATTATATCGAAAAGGAAGACAGTCCACGCAGCACACAATACCAAATAGATGTGGCCCAAAAAGCAGGCTTTCGTTCAACAGAGGTTTTGCACAAGCACCTTTGCTTTACCTCATACGTAGCCTTCAAATAA
- a CDS encoding rhomboid family intramembrane serine protease, producing the protein MQLSATVLIIIITALSSFYAWKNYSFLSRSMFNPYLVNERGQYDRFVLSGFIHKDGMHLLFNMITFYFFGRLVEQYLTYRFGGMVGIVVFVAFYLAAIVIADIPTYLKHKNNPHYQALGASGGTSAAVFASIILMPMADICLFGLLCLPGFILGILFLGYSAIKSKQGNDSINHDAHLYGALFGIGFILVLSPESAVHFIDQVKNFSLF; encoded by the coding sequence ATGCAATTATCCGCAACGGTACTGATCATCATTATTACAGCACTTAGCTCGTTTTATGCCTGGAAGAATTATTCTTTCTTATCCAGGAGCATGTTTAATCCCTATTTGGTCAATGAGCGGGGCCAATATGACCGGTTTGTGCTTTCTGGCTTTATCCATAAAGATGGAATGCACTTATTGTTCAATATGATTACCTTTTACTTTTTTGGGAGATTAGTGGAGCAATACTTGACCTATCGTTTCGGTGGAATGGTGGGTATTGTCGTTTTTGTAGCGTTTTACTTGGCGGCCATTGTTATTGCTGATATTCCCACTTATTTAAAACACAAAAATAATCCCCATTACCAAGCCTTAGGGGCTTCAGGGGGTACTTCGGCTGCGGTTTTTGCCAGTATCATCCTTATGCCAATGGCGGATATTTGCCTTTTCGGCTTGCTGTGCCTTCCTGGATTTATTTTGGGGATATTGTTCCTAGGCTATTCGGCCATTAAGAGCAAACAGGGAAATGACAGCATTAACCACGATGCCCATTTGTATGGAGCCTTATTTGGTATTGGTTTTATCTTGGTATTGTCTCCGGAGAGTGCCGTGCACTTTATCGATCAAGTGAAGAATTTCAGCCTTTTTTAA
- a CDS encoding polyprenyl synthetase family protein → MTTTKTNLSQELVEQLEKHIGAYSFGNDPQQLYDPIAYIMSLGGKRIRPLLTLLAYSLYRDDYEKILTPAAAVEVFHNFTLVHDDIMDEAPLRRGEATVHKKWDTNTAILAGDVMLVKVYDMLLHVPEDKLAVCLRLFNQTASEVCEGQQHDMNFETREQVSESEYLEMIRQKTAVLLGFALQYGAILGGASLEDSQHLYEFGVNVGIGFQLKDDLLDVYADKAKFGKQVGGDILANKKTFLLIKAKELATGEEKRQLEGWLGKDEFDKVEKVEKVTAIYDSLGIKRITEAKMESYFQQGFAQLSALEVKKPEVLVALKGLTQNLIDREK, encoded by the coding sequence ATGACAACGACTAAAACCAACCTCAGCCAAGAGCTGGTAGAGCAGCTGGAAAAGCACATAGGGGCGTATTCTTTTGGGAATGACCCACAACAGCTTTATGACCCTATTGCCTATATTATGAGCCTCGGCGGCAAGCGCATCAGGCCGCTGCTGACCTTGCTGGCGTATTCCCTTTATAGGGATGATTATGAAAAGATCCTTACTCCGGCAGCTGCTGTGGAGGTCTTTCACAATTTTACTTTGGTGCACGATGATATCATGGATGAGGCTCCCCTGAGGAGAGGGGAAGCCACGGTCCACAAAAAATGGGACACCAATACGGCAATTCTTGCTGGCGATGTGATGTTGGTAAAAGTATATGATATGTTGCTGCATGTTCCAGAGGACAAGTTGGCGGTGTGTCTGCGGCTTTTTAACCAAACAGCCTCCGAAGTGTGCGAAGGGCAGCAACATGATATGAATTTCGAAACCCGAGAACAGGTCTCGGAGTCGGAATACTTGGAAATGATCCGACAAAAGACCGCCGTATTATTGGGCTTTGCATTGCAATACGGTGCGATCTTGGGCGGTGCTTCACTGGAGGATTCCCAGCACCTGTACGAATTCGGTGTTAATGTGGGAATCGGCTTTCAGCTGAAAGACGATCTGCTGGATGTGTATGCGGACAAAGCGAAATTTGGCAAGCAAGTGGGTGGAGACATCCTGGCCAATAAGAAGACGTTTTTGCTGATCAAAGCGAAGGAATTGGCCACGGGAGAAGAAAAACGACAATTGGAAGGATGGCTCGGCAAAGATGAGTTTGATAAAGTGGAAAAGGTGGAAAAAGTTACCGCCATTTACGACAGTTTAGGGATCAAGCGAATAACAGAAGCCAAGATGGAAAGTTATTTCCAGCAGGGTTTTGCACAGCTGAGCGCCCTAGAAGTCAAAAAACCAGAGGTACTCGTAGCCTTGAAAGGCCTGACCCAAAACCTAATTGACCGGGAAAAGTAA